CTATATCCCTTCTGGAATGCAAGTCCCCTATGATATTATCAAGTGCTTCCTGAGCTTTCTTCTCTGCTTTGGCAATGGAGTCTGCAATTCCTACAACCGCTATTGCACGGGAGCCTGTAGTGTAGATATTATTGTTCTCTTCGTACACGCTTGCATAGAACACCAGTGCATCACCTACATCCCCGACAGATACCTCCTTATCCTTTGAAGGATTGTCGGGATACCCGGCAGGTACTGCGTACTTGCATACAGTTGCCTTTTTACTGAACTTAACTTCCAGTCTGTCAAGAGTTCCACCCACCACAGCAGACATAACATCCACAATATCTGTTTCCAGAAGAGGCAGCACGTTCATAGCCTCCGGGTCACCGAACCTGGCATTGAACTCTATTACACGAGGGCCGTTCTTTGTGATCATGAACTGGCCATAAAGCACACCTTTGTACTTCACACCTGTCTCTGTATAAAGTTCCTTAACAGTCTGCAGCATGATCCGCTTTGCCTGCTCTACATCGTCTGCAATCAGGAAGGGCAGGACCTCGCTGGCATCTGTGTAAGCACCCATCCCGCCTGTATTGGGTCCCAAATCATTCTCAAAAGCTCGCTTGTGGTCCTGCACTGCAGGCGAGAAAGCCAGATGCTCGCCATCAACAAATGCCTGTAATGTGAACTCTTCTCCTACAAGGTTCTCCTCTACTACCACACTTCCGGATTCAAGAAGCTGCGCAGCATATTCCTGGGCATCTTTCACGGTTGGAAGCTGATCGCCCATGACCTTAACACCTTTGCCGCCGGTAAGACCTGCTGGTTTTATAGCAACATTCCCAAGCTTTGCAATGAAATCGAACATCGGCTCTTTCTCAGTAAATACCTCGAATATAGGACAGCCCTCTATCCCATGCTTTCTCATGAAATTCCGGGCCCATGCTTTATCAAACTCGATCTGAGCCACTGCCTTCCTGGGGCCAACAACACC
This DNA window, taken from Methanomethylovorans hollandica DSM 15978, encodes the following:
- the purD gene encoding phosphoribosylamine--glycine ligase; translation: MNVLVVGGGGREHAIAASIAQSRKDPVIFGVMAKKNPGIARLCQDFLLEKETDVKKIVAYATANNVDLAFIGPEAPLAAGLADALEDVGIGVVGPRKAVAQIEFDKAWARNFMRKHGIEGCPIFEVFTEKEPMFDFIAKLGNVAIKPAGLTGGKGVKVMGDQLPTVKDAQEYAAQLLESGSVVVEENLVGEEFTLQAFVDGEHLAFSPAVQDHKRAFENDLGPNTGGMGAYTDASEVLPFLIADDVEQAKRIMLQTVKELYTETGVKYKGVLYGQFMITKNGPRVIEFNARFGDPEAMNVLPLLETDIVDVMSAVVGGTLDRLEVKFSKKATVCKYAVPAGYPDNPSKDKEVSVGDVGDALVFYASVYEENNNIYTTGSRAIAVVGIADSIAKAEKKAQEALDNIIGDLHSRRDIGTSALIQKRIDHMKKIRGKI